In the Ursus arctos isolate Adak ecotype North America unplaced genomic scaffold, UrsArc2.0 scaffold_19, whole genome shotgun sequence genome, one interval contains:
- the SYMPK gene encoding symplekin, whose amino-acid sequence MAGNSGDSVTRRSVASQFFTQEEGPGIDGMTTSERVVDLLNQAALITNDSKITVLKQVQELIINKDPTLLDNFLDEIIAFQADKSIEVRKFVIGFIEEACKRDIELLLKLIANLNMLLRDENVNVVKKAILTMTQLYKVALQWMVKSRVISELQEACWDMVSAMAADIILLLDSDNDGIRTHAIKFVEGLIVTLSPRMPDSEVPRRQEHDISLDRIPRDHPYIQYNMLWEEGKAALEQLLKFMVHPAISSINLTTALGSLANIARQRPMFMSEVIQAYETLHANLPPTLAKSQVSSVRKNLKLHLLSVLKHPASLEFQAQITTLLVDLGTPQAEIARNMPSAKDARKRPRDDADSTLKKMKLEPNLGEDDEDKDLEPGPSGTSKASAQISGQSDTDITAEFLQPLLTPDNVANLVLISMVYLPEAMPASFQAIYTPVESAGTEAQIKHLARLMATQMTAAGLGPGVEQTKQCKEEPKEEKVVKPESVLIKRRLSAQGQAISVVGSLSSMSALEEEAPQAKRRPEPIIPVTQPRLAGAGGRKKIFRLSDVLKPLTDAQVEAMKLGAVKRILRAEKAVACSGAAQVRIKILASLVTQFDSGLKAEVLSFILEDVRARLDLAFAWLYQEYNAYLAAGASGTLDKYEDCLIRLLSGLQEKPDQKDGIFTKVVLEAPLITESALEVIRKYCEDESRTYLGMSTLRDLIFKRPSRQFQYLHVLLDLSSHEKDKVRSQALLFIKRMYEKEQLREYVEKFALNYLQLLVHPNPPSVLFGADKDTEVAAPWTEETVKQCLYLYLALLPQNHKLIHELAAVYTEAIADIKRTVLRVIEQPIRGMGMNSPELLLLVENCPKGAETLVTRCLHSLTDKVPPSPELVKRVRDLYHKRLPDVRFLIPVLNGLEKKEVIQALPKLIKLNPIVVKEVFNRLLGTQHGEGNSALSPLNPGELLIALHNIDSVKCDMKSIIKATNLCFAERNVYTSEVLAVVMQQLMEQSPLPMLLMRTVIQSLTMYPRLGGFVMNILSRLIMKQVWKYPKVWEGFIKCCQRTKPQSFQVILQLPPQQLGAVFDKCPELREPLLAHVRSFTPHQQAHIPNSIMTILEASGKQEPEAKEVPAGPLEEDDLEPLALAPAPAPRPPQDLIGLRLAQEKALKRQLEEEQKLKPGGVGAPLSSSSSSSSTRPGPPQPEEAIDFREEGPECETPAIFISMDDDSGLTEAALLDSSLEGPLPKEAAGGLTSKEERSPQTLTPAGEDTMKTPSPANEESGEPETKGNS is encoded by the exons ATGGCAGGCAACAGTGGAGATAGTGTCACTCGGCGGAGCGTGGCGTCGCAGTTCTTCACACAAGAGGAGGGGCCGGGCATCGATGGCATGACCAcctcagagaga GTGGTGGATCTCCTGAACCAGGCAGCACTGATCACCAATGATTCAAAGATCACAGTACTCAagcag GTCCAGGAACTGATCATCAACAAAGATCCTACACTACTAGACAACTTCCTGGAC GAGATCATCGCTTTCCAGGCGGACAAGTCGATCGAAGTGCGCAAATTTGTCATTGGCTTCATCGAGGAGGCATG CAAGCGAGACATTGAGTTACTGCTGAAACTGATCGCAAACCTCAACATGCTCCTGAGGGATGAGAATGTGAATGTGGTGAAGAAGGCCATCCTCACCATGACCCAGCTCTACAAGGTGGCCTTGCAG TGGATGGTAAAGTCACGAGTCATCAGTGAGCTCCAGGAGGCCTGCTGGGACATGGTGTCTGCCATGGCTGCGGACATCATTCTGCTGCTGGATTCTGACAATGACGGCATCCGCACCCATGCCATCAAGTTTGTGGAGGGTCTCATCGTCACCTTGTCGCCCCGCATGCCTGACTCGGAGGTGCCCCGACGCCAGGAGCATGACATCAGCCTAGACCGCATCCCTCGTGACCACCCCTATATCCAGTACA ATATGCTGTGGGAAGAAGGCAAAGCGGCTTTGGAGCAGCTGCTCAAGTTCATGGTACACCCCGCCATCTCCTCCATCAACCTGACCACAGCGCTGGGCTCCCTTGCCAACATCGCCCGCCAGAGGCCCATGTTCATGTCAGAGGTGATCCAGGCCTACGAAACCCTGCATG CCAACCTGCCCCCGACGCTGGCCAAATCTCAGGTGAGCAGTGTGCGCAAGAACCTCAAGCTGCACCTGCTGAGTGTCCTGAAGCACCCGGCCTCCTTGGAGTTCCAGGCCCAGATCACCACCCTGCTGGTGGACCTGGGCACGCCTCAGGCGGAGATAGCCCGCAACATGCCCAGTGCCAAGGATGCCCGCAAGCGGCCCCGTGACGATGCGGATTCCACGCTCAAGAAGATGAAGCTGG agcccaacctgggggaAGACGATGAGGACAAGGACTTGGAGCCAGGCCCGTCGGGAACCTCAAAGGCCTCAGCCCAGATCTCAGGCCAGTCAGACACAGACATCACAGCCGAGTTCCTGCAGCCCTTGCTGACACCCGACAATGTGGCCAATCTG GTCCTCATCAGCATGGTGTATCTGCCCGAGGCCATGCCTGCCTCCTTCCAAGCCATCTACACCCCAGTGGAGTCTGCAGGCACCGAAGCCCAGATCAAGCACCTGGCTCGGCTCATGGCCACACAGATGACGGCTGCGGGACTGGGGCCAG GTGTGGAGCAGACCAAACAGTGCAAGGAGGAGCCCAAGGAGGAGAAGGTGGTGAAGCCAGAGAGTGTCCTGATCAAGCGACGCCTGTCTGCCCAGGGCCAGGCCATCTCGGTGGTGGGCTCCCTGAGCTCCATGTCTGCTCTGGAGGAGGAGGCGCCCCAGGCCAAGAGGAGGCCGGAGCCCATCATCCCTGTCACGCAGCCCCG GCTGGCGGGTGCTGGTGGGCGCAAGAAAATCTTCCGCCTGAGCGATGTGCTGAAGCCCCTGACGGACGCCCAGGTGGAGGCTATGAAGCTGGGTGCCGTGAAGCGGATCCTGCGGGCGGAGAAGGCTGTGGCCTGCAGCGGGGCGGCCCAG GTGCGCATAAAGATCCTGGCCAGCCTGGTGACGCAGTTTGACTCGGGCCTGAAGGCCGAGGTCCTGTCCTTCATCCTGGAGGATGTGCGGGCCCGCCTGGACTTGGCCTTCGCCTGGCTCTACCAGGAGTACAACGCCTACCTGGCAGCCGGTGCCTCGGGCACCCTGGACAAGTATGAGGACTGCCTCATCCGCCTGCTCTCCGGACTGCAGGAGAAGCCGGACCAGAAGGATGG GATCTTCACTAAGGTTGTGCTCGAGGCGCCACTGATCACCGAGAGTGCCCTGGAGGTGATTCGCAAGTACTGTGAGGATGAG AGTCGCACTTACCTGGGCATGTCCACTCTTCGAGACCTGATCTTCAAGCGCCCATCCCGCCAGTTCCAGTACCTGCATGTTCTGCTGGACCTCAGCTCCCATGAGAAAGACAAG GTGCGTTCCCAGGCCCTACTGTTCATCAAGCGCATGTATGAGAAGGAGCAGCTGCGAGAGTATGTGGAAAAATTTGCCCTCAACTACCTGCAACTCCTGGTCCACCCCAACCCGCCGTCCGTGCTGTTTGGAGCCGACAAGGATACAG AGGTGGCGGCGCCCTGGACTGAGGAGACCGTAAAGCAGTGTCTGTACCTCTACCTGGCTCTCCTGCCTCAGAACCACAAGCTCATCCACGAACTGGCAGCCGTGTACACGGAGGCCATCGCTGACATCAAGCGGACGGTGCTGAGGGTCATCGAACAGCCG atccGAGGAATGGGCATGAACTCTCCAGAGCTGCTCCTGCTGGTAGAAAACTGTCCCAAGGGGGCAGAGACACTGGTCACACGATGTCTGCACAGCCTCACGGACAAAG tccccccctccccagagctggTGAAGCGGGTCCGGGATCTCTACCACAAGCGATTGCCAGATGTCCGCTTCCTCATCCCTGTGCTCAATGGACTGGAGAAG AAAGAAGTGATCCAGGCCCTACCAAAGCTCATCAAACTCAACCCCATTGTGGTGAAAGAGGTCTTCAACCGCCTGCTGGGCACCCAGCATG GTGAAGGGAACTCGGCCTTGTCCCCGCTGAACCCTGGAGAGCTGCTGATCGCACTGCACAACATCGACTCGGTGAAGTGTGATATGAAGTCCATCATCAAAG CCACCAACCTGTGCTTTGCGGAGCGGAACGTGTACACATCGGAGGTGCTGGCCGTGGTGATGCAGCAGCTGATGGAGCAGAGCCCCCTGCCCATGCTGCTCATGAGGACCGTCATCCAGTCTCTGACCATGTACCCCCGCCTGGGGGGCTTCGTCATGAACATCCTGTCCCGCCTCATCATGAAGCAG GTGTGGAAGTATCCCAAGGTGTGGGAGGGCTTCATCAAGTGCTGTCAACGCACCAAGCCCCAGAGCTTCCAGGTCATCCTGCAGTTGCCACCCCAGCAGCTGGGCGCCGTCTTTGACAAGTGCCCAGAGCTCCGGGAGCCCCTGCTGGCCCACGTCCGATCCTTCACCCCCCACCAG CAAGCACACATCCCCAACTCCATCATGACCATCCTGGAGGCCAGTGGCAAGCAGGAGCCAGAGGCCAAGGAAGTGCCTGCGGGGCCCCTGGAAGAG gacgACCTGGAGCCCTTGGCCctggccccggccccagccccccgcccccctcagGACCTCATCGGCTTGCGACTGGCCCAGGAGAAAGCCTTAAAGCGTCAgctggaggaggaacagaagcTGAAGCCAGGAGGAGTGGGAGCCCCCTTGTCGTCGTCCTCGTCCTCTTCCTCCACCCGGCCAGGCCCTCCCCAGCCCGAAGAAGCCATAGATTTCCGGGAGGAGGGGCCTGAGTGTGAGACCCCCGCCATCTTCATCAGCATGGATGACGACTCGGGGCTGACCGAGGCCGCCCTCCTGGACTCTAGTCTTGAGGGGCCCCTACCTAAG GAGGCAGCGGGCGGGTTGACCTCAAAGGAGGAGCGCAGCCCCCAGACCCTCACCCCTGCCGGAGAAGACACCATGAAGACCCCCAGCCCCGCCAACGAGGAATCCGGGGAACCCGAGACCAAGGGGAACAGCTGA
- the FOXA3 gene encoding hepatocyte nuclear factor 3-gamma: MLGSVKMEAHDLAEWSYYPEAGEVYSPVTPVPTMAPLNSYMSLNPLSAPYPPGGLPASPLPSGPLAPPAPAAPLGPTFPGLGASGGGGSGSGYGGPGPGLVHGKEMPKGYRRPLAHAKPPYSYISLITMAIQQAPGKMLTLSEIYQWIMDLFPYYRENQQRWQNSIRHSLSFNDCFVKVARSPDKPGKGSYWALHPSSGNMFENGCYLRRQKRFKLEEKVKKGAGGTSASRNSAGAAASAATPAATVTSPPQPQPPPPEPEAQGGEDVGALDCGSPPSSTPYFTGLELPGELKLDAPYNFNHPFSINNLMSEQTPAPPKLDVGFGGYGAEGGEPGVYYQGVYSRSLLNAS, encoded by the exons ATGCTGGGCTCGGTGAAGATGGAGGCCCATGACCTGGCCGAGTGGAGCTACTACCCGGAGGCGGGCGAG GTCTACTCGCCAGTGACCCCAGTGCCCACCATGGCCCCCCTCAACTCCTACATGAGCCTGAACCCTCTGAGCGCTCCCTACCCCCCCGGGGGGCTCCCTGCCTCCCCGCTGCCTTCAGGACCCCTGGCGCCCCCAGCCCCCGCAGCACCCCTGGGGCCCACCTTCCCAGGCCTGGGTGCCAGCGGTGGCGGAGGCAGCGGCTCAGGGTACGGGGGCCCGGGCCCGGGGCTGGTGCACGGGAAGGAGATGCCGAAAGGCTACCGGCGACCACTGGCCCATGCCAAGCCGCCATATTCCTACATCTCGCTCATCACCATGGCCATCCAGCAGGCGCCGGGCAAGATGCTGACCCTGAGCGAGATCTACCAGTGGATCATGGACCTCTTCCCCTACTACCGGGAGAACCAGCAGCGCTGGCAGAACTCCATCCGCCACTCACTGTCTTTCAACGACTGCTTTGTCAAGGTGGCGCGCTCCCCAGACAAGCCGGGCAAGGGCTCCTACTGGGCCCTGCACCCCAGCTCAGGGAACATGTTTGAGAACGGCTGTTACCTGCGGCGCCAGAAGCGCTTCAAGCTGGAGGAGAAGGTGAAGAAAGGGGCTGGCGGGACCTCGGCCTCCAGGAACAGTGCAGGGGCTGCTGCCTCGGCCGCCACCCCTGCCGCCACGGTCACctctcccccccagccccagcctccgcCCCCGGAGCCGGAGGCCCAGGGCGGGGAAGACGTAGGGGCTCTGGACTGTGGCTCACCCCCTTCCTCCACACCCTATTTCACTGGCCTGGAGCTCCCCGGGGAGCTGAAGCTGGATGCCCCCTACAACTTCAACCACCCTTTCTCCATCAACAACCTGATGTCGGAACAGACGCCAGCACCCCCTAAACTGGACGTGGGGTTTGGGGGCTatggggcagaggggggagagcCTGGGGTCTACTACCAGGGTGTCTATTCCCGCTCTCTGCTTAACGCGTCCTAG